From a region of the Takifugu flavidus isolate HTHZ2018 chromosome 18, ASM371156v2, whole genome shotgun sequence genome:
- the nbr1b gene encoding next to BRCA1 gene 1 protein isoform X2: MDFYINLRVNFRGNSKNFLLSGSETKSWESMEAMVKRSFGLCSLQLTYFDEENEEVSINSQVEYEEALRSAARQGNRLHMNVYETRGQPARVPTNKTSATEPKRGFRPPQHCPALAQVVSRKVQAAVPEQGMVIMKEMKGGKDEDKTPPAWFTSYMEKFKDQVVREAVEKICREFSGQCCIHKPLGGGSGGGAGGTGRGEAVGGAEAQQVPEVSSSTLPGAPSSSTPPCSSCRGQTTGGGYQCSFSHDPSHNLVRARTPLSIPEHGSPAPDHSRFYRRGDRSFRKAEKQRLKAEKRLLKAEVKEIRKQLRMERRGIQWSSSHREGSSSPVLLQPRATQHNSPERPKRPCPLVVPAMMAAFLDENLPDGTRLRPGTKFIKYWKMRNTGTVSWNADTKLKFMWGNLAVGSGDRWREVSVPFLQPGQVGIVNVALVAPSVEGSYTSHWRLAHAGEQFGPRVWCSIVVDPLAPAPVMADGILVSPCVTPQGKNPVTKYGKTCTASREQRLLSVDQEEYYIPSVDLLTAQDLLSFELLDINIVQELENVPNNTPADRTPCISPLPQDGVLQDKGSPSLGLIQEETEVINSIMDMPRPAGSGADGGGVPAQEEGEDDISGTQFVCETVIRSMTLEEAPDHTPLRGPRPGTVVRPAAQGGSASSSYVKKKTIQAEQSLGSSPGSSKSAQIHPATLKASLPSPLKASLPAPLSVSLTLGPGPSSAPGPLHATPGAATLQGHKSTAEGAKSQTETEKTEQEDTAKNEEEKRDGPRSRSSSTSSEDYIIILPDCFDTSRPLGESMYSSALSQPGDIPAKTDEEAEPASPDNSTASGAEVGEAAVLPETGVSGSSSANDMLCTSQTLDDEPLTPEVVAPPTAVVTPRPECSGEAGGDPGEAAEGSDLYQNEDASTEQTQAGDTETTEESNPEDPRHPGITSGLMKGALSVAASAYKALFTGQGPTQPPVDASTQDTMMAVLVEMGFGDRTLNQRLLNKYNYNLLDVVNELVQMSDNDWYSTRY; encoded by the exons AGTGCTGCGAGGCAGGGCAACCGGCTGCACATGAACGTGTACGAGACAAGGGGCCAGCCAGCCAGGGTCCCAACCAACAAGACTAGTGCAACGGAGCCCAAGAGGGGCTTCAGACCCCCTCAGCACTGCCCCGCTTTAGCCCAGGTGGTCAGCCGTAAGGTCCAGGCTGCAGTGCCAGAGCAGGGCATG GTGATCATGAAGGAAATGAAGGGGGGCAAAGATGAGGACAAGACTCCTCCAgcctggttcacctcctacatGGAGAAG TTCAAAGACCAAGTGGTGCGCGAGGCGGTGGAGAAGATCTGCCGGGAATTCTCTGGACAGTGCTGCATTCACAAGCCTCTGGGAGGAggatctggaggaggagcaggagggacgGGAAGAGGTGAagcagtgggaggagctgaagctCAGCAGGTCCCTGAGGTGTCCTCGTCCACGCTGCCTGGAGCTCCATcgtcctccactcctccctgctcctcctgcagggggcagacTACTGGAGGAGGCTACCAGTGCAG CTTCTCCCATGACCCCAGTCACAACCTGGTGAGAGCCAGGACTCCTTTATCCATCCCAGAACACGGATCACCGGCCCCAGACCACAGCAG GTTCTACCGGCGAGGGGACCGCAGTTTCCGAAAAGCTGAGAAGCAGCGGCTGAAAGCAGAAAAACGCTTGCTGAAGGCCGAAGTCAAAGAAAtccggaagcagctgaggaTGGAGAGGCGGGGCATACAGTGGAGCTCCTCCCACAGAGAGGGAAGCTCCTCCCCCGTGCTCCTGCAACCTCGTGCCACCCAACACAACAGCCCTGA GCGGCCAAAACGTCCATGTCCCCTGGTGGTCCCAGCTATGATGGCTGCATTTTTGGATGAAAACCTTCCTGATGGGACCCGACTGCGCCCTGGTACAAAGTTTATCAAGTACTGGAAGATGAGGAACACCGGAACAGTCAGCTGGAATGCTGACACAAAG ctgaagTTCATGTGGGGAAACTTGGCAGTGGGATCTGGAGATCGTTGGAGAGAAGTGTCAGTTCCCTTCCTCCAGCCAGGACAG GTCGGCATTGTGAACGTAGCACTGGTTGCTCCCTCTGTGGAGGGATCCTACACCTCCCACTGGCGTCTGGCCCACGCTGGGGAGCAGTTTGGACCCAGGGTTTGGTGCAGCATTGTAGTGGATCCCCTGGCCCCAGCTCCTGTGATGGCTGATGGGATTTTAGTGTCACCCTGCGTGACGCCACAG GGTAAGAACCCAGTGACAAAGTATGGAAAAACCTGCACAGCCTCCAGGGAACAGCGGTTGTTGTCTGTGGACCAAGAGGAGTATTACATCCCATCTGTTGACCTGCTGACTGCACAG GATCTCCTCTCCTTTGAACTGTTGGACATTAACATCGTCCAAGAGTTGGAGAATGTCCCAAACAACACTCCTGCAG ACAGGACTCCCTGCATATCCCCATTGCCCCAAGATGGCGTCCTGCAGGACAAAGGGAGCCCCTCATTGGGTCTCATCCAGGAAGAAACTGAAGTCATTAATAGCATCATGG ATATGCCTCGTCCTGCAGGGTCTGGTGCAGATGGGGGAGGAGTCCCGGCtcaggaggaaggggaggacgACATCAGTGGGACCCAATTTGTTTGTGAGACTGTGATTCGCTCGATGACTTTGGAAGAGGCTCCTGACCATACCCCTTTGAGAGGGCCCCGGCCAGGAACAG TGGTACGCCCTGCTGCTCAgggtggctccgcctcctcctcttatgtaaagaagaaaacaatacaAGCTGAGCAGAGCCTGGGCAGCAGCCCCGGCAGCTCGAAAAGTGCCCAGATTCACCCTGCTACTCTCAAggcttccctcccctcccctctgaaAGCCTCCCTACCTGCCCCCTTGTCTGTGTCCCTGACCCTGGGACCTGGACCAAGCTCTGCACCGGGGCCGCTCCACGCCACGCCTGGTGCCGCTACACTGCAGGGGCATAAAAGCACAG CTGAAGGTGCAAAGTCCCAAACAGAGACTGAGaaaactgagcaggaagacacgGCAAAgaatgaagaggagaagagagatggGCCGAGGAGTCGctcgtcctccacctcctcagaggATTACATCATCATCCTCCCTGACTGTTTTGACACGAGTCGCCCACTCGGGGAGTCCATGTACAG ctctgctctctcGCAGCCAGGCGATATCCCAGCAAAGACCGATGAGGAAGCAGAACCGGCGTCTCCTGACAACTCCACTGCCTCAGGAGCGGAGGTGGGGGAGGCTGCAGTGCTTCCAGAGACTGGGgtgtcaggcagcagcagtgcCAACGACATGCTGTGTACCTCTCAGACGCTGGACGATGAGCCGCTCACACCCGAGGTGGTGGCACCGCCCACGGCCGTCGTCACACCCAG GCCAGAGTGCAGCGGAGAGGCTGGTGGTGACCCTGGTGAGGCTGCAGAAGGCTCTGATCTGTACCAGAATGAGGACG CCTCTACTGAGCAGACCCAGGCGGGTGACACCGAAACCACAGAGGAGAGTAACCCCGAGGACCCCAG GCACCCTGGGATCACCAGCGGCCTGATGAAAGGAGCTCTGTCAGTGGCTGCTTCTGCCTACAAAGCCCTGTTCACCGGACAAGGTCCCACCCAG CCTCCGGTGGACGCATCCACACAGGACACCATGATGGCTGTGCTGGTGGAGATGGGCTTTGGGGACCGGACCCTAAACCAACGGCTGCTGAACAAGTACAACTACAACCTGCTGGACGTCGTCAACGAGCTCGTTCAGATGAGCGACAATGACTGGTATTCCACCCGCTACtga
- the nbr1b gene encoding next to BRCA1 gene 1 protein isoform X1, giving the protein MDFYINLRVNFRGNSKNFLLSGSETKSWESMEAMVKRSFGLCSLQLTYFDEENEEVSINSQVEYEEALRSAARQGNRLHMNVYETRGQPARVPTNKTSATEPKRGFRPPQHCPALAQVVSRKVQAAVPEQGMVIMKEMKGGKDEDKTPPAWFTSYMEKFKDQVVREAVEKICREFSGQCCIHKPLGGGSGGGAGGTGRGEAVGGAEAQQVPEVSSSTLPGAPSSSTPPCSSCRGQTTGGGYQCSVCTSCTLCEPCSFSHDPSHNLVRARTPLSIPEHGSPAPDHSRFYRRGDRSFRKAEKQRLKAEKRLLKAEVKEIRKQLRMERRGIQWSSSHREGSSSPVLLQPRATQHNSPERPKRPCPLVVPAMMAAFLDENLPDGTRLRPGTKFIKYWKMRNTGTVSWNADTKLKFMWGNLAVGSGDRWREVSVPFLQPGQVGIVNVALVAPSVEGSYTSHWRLAHAGEQFGPRVWCSIVVDPLAPAPVMADGILVSPCVTPQGKNPVTKYGKTCTASREQRLLSVDQEEYYIPSVDLLTAQDLLSFELLDINIVQELENVPNNTPADRTPCISPLPQDGVLQDKGSPSLGLIQEETEVINSIMDMPRPAGSGADGGGVPAQEEGEDDISGTQFVCETVIRSMTLEEAPDHTPLRGPRPGTVVRPAAQGGSASSSYVKKKTIQAEQSLGSSPGSSKSAQIHPATLKASLPSPLKASLPAPLSVSLTLGPGPSSAPGPLHATPGAATLQGHKSTAEGAKSQTETEKTEQEDTAKNEEEKRDGPRSRSSSTSSEDYIIILPDCFDTSRPLGESMYSSALSQPGDIPAKTDEEAEPASPDNSTASGAEVGEAAVLPETGVSGSSSANDMLCTSQTLDDEPLTPEVVAPPTAVVTPRPECSGEAGGDPGEAAEGSDLYQNEDASTEQTQAGDTETTEESNPEDPRHPGITSGLMKGALSVAASAYKALFTGQGPTQPPVDASTQDTMMAVLVEMGFGDRTLNQRLLNKYNYNLLDVVNELVQMSDNDWYSTRY; this is encoded by the exons AGTGCTGCGAGGCAGGGCAACCGGCTGCACATGAACGTGTACGAGACAAGGGGCCAGCCAGCCAGGGTCCCAACCAACAAGACTAGTGCAACGGAGCCCAAGAGGGGCTTCAGACCCCCTCAGCACTGCCCCGCTTTAGCCCAGGTGGTCAGCCGTAAGGTCCAGGCTGCAGTGCCAGAGCAGGGCATG GTGATCATGAAGGAAATGAAGGGGGGCAAAGATGAGGACAAGACTCCTCCAgcctggttcacctcctacatGGAGAAG TTCAAAGACCAAGTGGTGCGCGAGGCGGTGGAGAAGATCTGCCGGGAATTCTCTGGACAGTGCTGCATTCACAAGCCTCTGGGAGGAggatctggaggaggagcaggagggacgGGAAGAGGTGAagcagtgggaggagctgaagctCAGCAGGTCCCTGAGGTGTCCTCGTCCACGCTGCCTGGAGCTCCATcgtcctccactcctccctgctcctcctgcagggggcagacTACTGGAGGAGGCTACCAGTGCAG TGTCTGTACCTCCTGTACTCTGTGTGAGCCCTGCAGCTTCTCCCATGACCCCAGTCACAACCTGGTGAGAGCCAGGACTCCTTTATCCATCCCAGAACACGGATCACCGGCCCCAGACCACAGCAG GTTCTACCGGCGAGGGGACCGCAGTTTCCGAAAAGCTGAGAAGCAGCGGCTGAAAGCAGAAAAACGCTTGCTGAAGGCCGAAGTCAAAGAAAtccggaagcagctgaggaTGGAGAGGCGGGGCATACAGTGGAGCTCCTCCCACAGAGAGGGAAGCTCCTCCCCCGTGCTCCTGCAACCTCGTGCCACCCAACACAACAGCCCTGA GCGGCCAAAACGTCCATGTCCCCTGGTGGTCCCAGCTATGATGGCTGCATTTTTGGATGAAAACCTTCCTGATGGGACCCGACTGCGCCCTGGTACAAAGTTTATCAAGTACTGGAAGATGAGGAACACCGGAACAGTCAGCTGGAATGCTGACACAAAG ctgaagTTCATGTGGGGAAACTTGGCAGTGGGATCTGGAGATCGTTGGAGAGAAGTGTCAGTTCCCTTCCTCCAGCCAGGACAG GTCGGCATTGTGAACGTAGCACTGGTTGCTCCCTCTGTGGAGGGATCCTACACCTCCCACTGGCGTCTGGCCCACGCTGGGGAGCAGTTTGGACCCAGGGTTTGGTGCAGCATTGTAGTGGATCCCCTGGCCCCAGCTCCTGTGATGGCTGATGGGATTTTAGTGTCACCCTGCGTGACGCCACAG GGTAAGAACCCAGTGACAAAGTATGGAAAAACCTGCACAGCCTCCAGGGAACAGCGGTTGTTGTCTGTGGACCAAGAGGAGTATTACATCCCATCTGTTGACCTGCTGACTGCACAG GATCTCCTCTCCTTTGAACTGTTGGACATTAACATCGTCCAAGAGTTGGAGAATGTCCCAAACAACACTCCTGCAG ACAGGACTCCCTGCATATCCCCATTGCCCCAAGATGGCGTCCTGCAGGACAAAGGGAGCCCCTCATTGGGTCTCATCCAGGAAGAAACTGAAGTCATTAATAGCATCATGG ATATGCCTCGTCCTGCAGGGTCTGGTGCAGATGGGGGAGGAGTCCCGGCtcaggaggaaggggaggacgACATCAGTGGGACCCAATTTGTTTGTGAGACTGTGATTCGCTCGATGACTTTGGAAGAGGCTCCTGACCATACCCCTTTGAGAGGGCCCCGGCCAGGAACAG TGGTACGCCCTGCTGCTCAgggtggctccgcctcctcctcttatgtaaagaagaaaacaatacaAGCTGAGCAGAGCCTGGGCAGCAGCCCCGGCAGCTCGAAAAGTGCCCAGATTCACCCTGCTACTCTCAAggcttccctcccctcccctctgaaAGCCTCCCTACCTGCCCCCTTGTCTGTGTCCCTGACCCTGGGACCTGGACCAAGCTCTGCACCGGGGCCGCTCCACGCCACGCCTGGTGCCGCTACACTGCAGGGGCATAAAAGCACAG CTGAAGGTGCAAAGTCCCAAACAGAGACTGAGaaaactgagcaggaagacacgGCAAAgaatgaagaggagaagagagatggGCCGAGGAGTCGctcgtcctccacctcctcagaggATTACATCATCATCCTCCCTGACTGTTTTGACACGAGTCGCCCACTCGGGGAGTCCATGTACAG ctctgctctctcGCAGCCAGGCGATATCCCAGCAAAGACCGATGAGGAAGCAGAACCGGCGTCTCCTGACAACTCCACTGCCTCAGGAGCGGAGGTGGGGGAGGCTGCAGTGCTTCCAGAGACTGGGgtgtcaggcagcagcagtgcCAACGACATGCTGTGTACCTCTCAGACGCTGGACGATGAGCCGCTCACACCCGAGGTGGTGGCACCGCCCACGGCCGTCGTCACACCCAG GCCAGAGTGCAGCGGAGAGGCTGGTGGTGACCCTGGTGAGGCTGCAGAAGGCTCTGATCTGTACCAGAATGAGGACG CCTCTACTGAGCAGACCCAGGCGGGTGACACCGAAACCACAGAGGAGAGTAACCCCGAGGACCCCAG GCACCCTGGGATCACCAGCGGCCTGATGAAAGGAGCTCTGTCAGTGGCTGCTTCTGCCTACAAAGCCCTGTTCACCGGACAAGGTCCCACCCAG CCTCCGGTGGACGCATCCACACAGGACACCATGATGGCTGTGCTGGTGGAGATGGGCTTTGGGGACCGGACCCTAAACCAACGGCTGCTGAACAAGTACAACTACAACCTGCTGGACGTCGTCAACGAGCTCGTTCAGATGAGCGACAATGACTGGTATTCCACCCGCTACtga
- the LOC130514541 gene encoding ADP-ribosylation factor-like protein 4D codes for MGNQLTEIAPNTPFLPGFQSLHIVVIGLDSAGKTSLLYRLKLQEFVKTIPTKGFNMERIKMSMGNSKTNATAFQVWDVGGQEKLRPLWKSYTRRTDGLVFVVDAAEPERMEEAKVELHRITRLAENQGVPVLVLANKQDLDGALSAAEVEKVLNLHELSSSTMHHAQGCSALDGQGLQAGLEKLYEMILKRKKMHRQSKKKR; via the exons ATGGGGAACCAGTTAACAGAAATTGCTCCCAACACCCCCTTCCTGCCGGGTTTCCAGTCGTTGCACATAGTGGTAATCGGTTTGGACAGTGCTGGGAAAACCTCCCTCCTCTACAGACTGAAGCTGCAGGAATTCGTCAAGACGATTCCCACCAAAGGTTTCAATATGGAGCGGATTAAAATGTCCATGGGCAACTCCAAAACCAATGCCACCGCCTTCCAGGTGTGGGACGTTGGTGGTCAAGAAAAGCTCAGGCCGCTCTGGAAGTCTTACACGAGAAGAACCGATGGGCTGGTTTTCGTGGTTGATGCGGCCGAGCCGGAGCGCATGGAAGAGGCCAAGGTGGAGCTCCACCGGATCACTCGGCTGGCGGAGAACCAGGGGGTGCCCGTGCTGGTTTTGGCCAACAAGCAGGACCTGGACGGAGCATTGTCAGCTGCAGAG GTCGAGAAGGTGCTGAATCTTCATgagctcagctcctccaccatgcACCACGCACAGGGGTGCTCAGCTCTGGACGGCCAGGGCCTGCAGGCAGGCCTGGAGAAGCTGTATGAGATGatcctgaagaggaagaagatgcaCCGACAAAGCAAAAAGAAGAGATGA